The following proteins come from a genomic window of Alicyclobacillus dauci:
- a CDS encoding reverse transcriptase domain-containing protein, with amino-acid sequence MGITVIQDRLVQMATKIILESVFQADFKDCSFGFRPKRSAKQVIQRTHKTVNFGRVYWVVDVDITGYFNNISHDKLLQLVEQRVSDPRVLKPKHIAESTTRDKKNCVSQTIPLKTES; translated from the coding sequence TTGGGCATTACCGTTATCCAGGACAGACTGGTACAGATGGCGACGAAAATCATTCTTGAATCCGTATTCCAAGCGGACTTCAAAGACTGTTCGTTCGGGTTCCGACCGAAGCGAAGTGCCAAACAAGTTATCCAGCGAACTCACAAGACGGTGAACTTCGGGAGAGTGTACTGGGTAGTGGATGTAGACATTACCGGGTACTTCAACAACATCTCCCATGACAAACTGCTCCAACTCGTGGAACAGCGAGTAAGCGACCCCAGAGTTCTGAAGCCCAAACATATTGCCGAGTCGACTACCCGCGATAAGAAGAACTGCGTAAGCCAAACTATCCCGCTCAAAACAGAGTCATGA
- a CDS encoding DUF1836 domain-containing protein → MAQFTRSEMARILVCLREGQINEALTVVKSVLSSVRTPSRSADATDEISGVSAEEGLGNVVGSLLGGHLLRSSVPPILEKLINMRQQSRAKIGFSISDIVALGNQMEYANMSVTTVQNWVKRDVKELISTPQAGKKYSVEQMATIFIIEDLKSSLDFDSIRKVLALIFNDPTSDEDDLIHPVDFLAAYATIFEDLRRQGTPIAEVAKRAREFAYTLPVLNEIQRGFIESTIVIAVLSLQASNFQVTAKTLASTTIIGKQLT, encoded by the coding sequence GTGGCGCAGTTTACCCGTAGTGAAATGGCAAGAATCCTCGTATGCCTGAGGGAAGGGCAAATAAACGAAGCGCTCACTGTAGTGAAGAGTGTTCTGTCATCGGTGCGAACGCCATCCAGATCAGCGGACGCAACCGACGAAATATCCGGTGTCAGCGCAGAAGAAGGATTGGGAAACGTCGTCGGTTCCTTACTTGGCGGACACTTACTGAGGAGTTCTGTACCCCCGATTTTGGAAAAGCTGATTAATATGAGGCAACAGTCGCGGGCAAAAATCGGGTTTTCTATCAGTGATATCGTTGCACTTGGAAATCAAATGGAGTACGCGAATATGTCTGTAACAACCGTCCAGAACTGGGTCAAACGAGACGTGAAAGAGTTAATATCGACACCACAAGCGGGCAAGAAATATTCAGTCGAACAGATGGCCACAATCTTCATCATTGAAGATCTGAAATCGTCGTTAGATTTTGATTCGATTCGCAAAGTATTGGCACTCATTTTCAATGATCCGACGTCGGATGAAGATGACCTCATTCATCCAGTCGACTTTCTTGCGGCTTATGCGACCATCTTTGAAGATTTGCGCAGACAGGGGACACCAATTGCAGAAGTGGCAAAGAGAGCCCGAGAATTTGCATATACCCTGCCCGTCTTGAACGAAATACAGCGAGGTTTTATTGAAAGTACCATTGTGATCGCTGTGCTGTCATTACAAGCTTCGAACTTCCAAGTAACAGCAAAAACTTTGGCGTCGACAACGATTATTGGGAAGCAACTGACGTAA
- a CDS encoding IS1380 family transposase, producing the protein MNSVQDYTLNFNPRMKMNFAGGDLTSDAGLLLYREFDQKLGLSEAVKKLLVVHDPVFHRDHPNSDVVLQKVYQHLAGYHTDDAADDLAVEPLLTALLGKERLASQPTLSRFNEKADIATALSLERVNETLQRRVYAARPQDQFVFDLDSSGFAAYGHQHGANYNYHYQQHGFHPLFCFDGLTGDCLRAELRAGNVYTSRQVVRFVGPILKRYEKWVPDALIVLRGDSGFAVPGLFDLAEAKGHKYVIRLKSNARLQSIAQAMADPLLNSDNLHKRQVHYREFMYQAGSWDKARRVVVKMERPAGELLFQFTFIVTNMTLQPKNVVRFYCQRGHMENFIKEAKKGFACDMMSSTDFESNAVKLQIAMLAYNFNNWFRRLCLPKKMKSNRMETLRNQLVKIAGRLVHSGRYWTWKLCSSCVYRREFIQTLHNLARLPQTG; encoded by the coding sequence TTGAACAGCGTACAAGATTACACCCTGAACTTCAACCCGAGGATGAAAATGAATTTCGCTGGTGGTGACTTAACCTCGGATGCTGGCTTGCTCCTATACAGGGAATTTGATCAAAAGTTGGGGTTGTCAGAAGCAGTTAAGAAACTGCTTGTGGTTCACGACCCCGTTTTTCACCGGGACCACCCAAACAGCGACGTGGTGCTTCAAAAAGTATATCAGCATCTCGCTGGGTATCACACAGACGACGCTGCGGATGACTTGGCTGTTGAGCCACTCCTGACAGCGCTGCTCGGAAAAGAACGGTTGGCCTCACAACCTACGCTGTCTCGATTCAATGAAAAAGCGGACATAGCCACTGCACTATCCCTCGAACGTGTGAATGAAACGCTGCAACGACGGGTGTACGCTGCCCGTCCTCAAGACCAATTTGTCTTCGATTTGGATTCCTCTGGCTTCGCTGCTTATGGGCATCAACATGGCGCGAATTACAATTACCACTACCAACAACATGGGTTTCATCCATTGTTTTGCTTTGACGGATTGACCGGCGATTGCCTGCGGGCTGAGCTTCGTGCGGGAAACGTTTACACCTCACGCCAAGTGGTTCGATTTGTCGGACCCATCCTGAAACGCTATGAGAAATGGGTGCCTGACGCACTCATCGTCCTTCGAGGGGACAGTGGCTTTGCCGTTCCTGGGCTGTTTGACCTGGCAGAAGCCAAAGGCCATAAATATGTCATCCGCCTCAAGTCGAACGCTCGCTTACAATCGATTGCACAAGCCATGGCAGATCCACTGCTGAACTCGGACAATTTACACAAACGCCAAGTTCATTACCGGGAATTCATGTACCAAGCTGGGAGTTGGGATAAGGCCCGCCGTGTGGTCGTGAAGATGGAACGTCCTGCAGGAGAGCTCTTGTTTCAATTTACATTCATTGTGACCAACATGACGCTGCAGCCCAAGAACGTGGTTCGCTTTTACTGCCAGCGCGGACACATGGAAAACTTCATCAAAGAAGCCAAGAAGGGATTTGCTTGCGATATGATGAGCAGCACAGACTTTGAGTCGAACGCTGTGAAACTGCAGATTGCCATGCTGGCCTATAACTTCAACAACTGGTTTCGCCGTTTGTGTTTGCCAAAAAAGATGAAATCTAACCGGATGGAAACGTTGCGTAATCAGTTGGTCAAAATCGCGGGGAGACTGGTACATTCCGGTCGATACTGGACATGGAAACTATGCAGTTCATGCGTGTATCGGAGAGAGTTCATTCAAACGCTGCACAACTTGGCTCGGCTGCCCCAGACCGGCTGA
- a CDS encoding LysM peptidoglycan-binding domain-containing protein — MVRYMVQPGDTLWEIAAKYQTSIEAIVHANGIKNPNYIQVGQILRIPTRLFGHPKHHYDYDESPSDKYYGYKKHKHHGYPGYDD; from the coding sequence ATGGTTAGGTATATGGTTCAGCCAGGAGATACCTTGTGGGAAATAGCAGCAAAGTATCAAACCAGTATCGAAGCGATTGTCCATGCCAATGGTATTAAAAATCCAAACTACATTCAGGTAGGGCAAATTCTTCGCATACCGACTCGGTTATTTGGACATCCCAAACACCATTATGACTATGATGAATCGCCAAGCGATAAGTACTACGGTTACAAAAAACACAAGCATCACGGTTACCCGGGTTATGATGACTAG
- a CDS encoding TOMM precursor leader peptide-binding protein — translation MNIVIFHNGSTLGKQIIDTWYEKYSQTSEFHVVHNCSLDDLEEYRPKLVILASDTPSEFENLVLGKCRALNLSILSVLGRGSTVLLGPLETPEIPGCVTCLELRWENTFDRSLLNSIFNQQVESHVEPLHMPLMMSQSDLVTLGDIVTDEIQSIILEPPNSPNSKGKVGVYDQAEHIEWVPIVPSHDCPRCNLMPDDDPVLAQLQFASHIINDVESLRVGTVDFNHLEELFVHTKVGYISNSHEFWNGDRYVEAGAYIYTPAGTEIAGYGSGLSITDAKLSAMLEVLERSCGFQAVNRRPVVFGKYSEFNDIAVHPSQFGLHSHELLQSPNHILEPFDEEKKYSWVWAHSTKYNKSVLIPEQIAFYGPTADEKRFIKETSNGCAVGGTVEEAVLHGTFEVLERDGFLNMWYAKMPLPELRLGNHCPSKTSEVFNYLVENGFEVRLFNMSHDLSIPAICAVAINGENDFPKVVSGSACHLNPYQAVYGALRELTVQVLNLQRTSEERRKEAVSMFLDSKKIKDILDHVVVAGLPEAYPRWEFLLRQENRGQIQSVEEVYTDVARRYQIDSRDIRLILNSVLDDLHGRGFDVIVLNQTSVEVSHGGLHAVKVLIPGMTPITFGYGSQRVRGLSRLFELPYRMGYSPRVMTERDLNQDCHPFS, via the coding sequence ATGAATATTGTTATATTTCACAATGGTTCCACTTTGGGTAAACAAATCATTGACACCTGGTACGAAAAGTACAGTCAAACTAGTGAATTTCATGTGGTGCACAACTGCTCACTTGATGATCTAGAAGAATACCGCCCAAAACTTGTCATTTTGGCATCGGATACGCCTTCTGAATTCGAGAACTTGGTATTGGGAAAGTGTAGGGCTTTAAACCTCAGCATCTTGTCTGTGCTTGGCAGGGGATCGACGGTTCTGCTGGGGCCGCTGGAGACTCCAGAAATACCTGGCTGCGTGACATGTCTAGAATTGCGGTGGGAAAATACTTTCGATCGCAGTCTTCTCAATTCTATTTTCAACCAACAAGTCGAAAGTCACGTGGAACCTCTTCATATGCCTTTGATGATGTCTCAATCAGACCTTGTAACGTTGGGAGACATCGTAACCGATGAGATACAGTCTATAATTTTGGAACCCCCGAACTCTCCGAATTCCAAAGGGAAAGTTGGTGTGTACGACCAAGCGGAACACATCGAGTGGGTGCCAATTGTCCCAAGTCACGATTGTCCTCGATGTAACCTTATGCCAGATGACGATCCCGTTCTTGCCCAATTGCAATTCGCTTCTCATATCATCAACGATGTGGAATCGTTGAGAGTTGGAACTGTGGATTTTAACCATTTAGAAGAGTTGTTCGTGCATACCAAGGTAGGTTATATTTCAAACTCTCATGAGTTTTGGAATGGAGACCGTTATGTCGAGGCAGGTGCATATATTTATACGCCTGCTGGGACGGAAATTGCTGGGTATGGCTCGGGTTTGTCCATCACCGATGCGAAGCTATCCGCGATGCTCGAAGTGTTGGAGCGTAGCTGCGGATTTCAGGCGGTGAATCGACGTCCGGTCGTCTTTGGCAAGTATTCGGAATTCAACGACATCGCCGTACACCCATCACAGTTCGGGTTGCACAGCCATGAGTTGTTGCAGTCGCCCAATCATATCCTTGAACCTTTTGATGAAGAGAAGAAGTATTCATGGGTTTGGGCACACTCGACCAAGTATAATAAGTCTGTCCTCATTCCGGAGCAGATTGCCTTTTATGGACCAACGGCTGATGAGAAGCGGTTCATCAAGGAAACGTCTAATGGATGCGCAGTAGGAGGGACCGTGGAAGAAGCTGTCCTGCATGGAACTTTCGAAGTTCTCGAGCGGGATGGATTTCTTAACATGTGGTACGCAAAGATGCCGCTGCCTGAGCTCAGACTGGGTAATCATTGCCCATCTAAAACATCAGAAGTTTTTAATTATTTGGTGGAAAATGGATTTGAAGTTCGCCTGTTTAATATGTCCCATGATCTCAGCATACCGGCAATTTGTGCTGTGGCAATTAACGGAGAGAACGACTTTCCGAAAGTGGTAAGCGGATCCGCGTGCCATTTAAATCCCTATCAGGCTGTCTATGGTGCGCTCCGGGAATTAACTGTTCAAGTGCTTAACCTTCAGCGAACGTCGGAAGAGAGACGTAAAGAGGCAGTTTCCATGTTCTTGGATTCGAAAAAAATCAAGGATATTCTCGATCACGTTGTGGTTGCTGGTTTGCCCGAAGCTTACCCACGTTGGGAATTTCTTTTGAGGCAGGAGAATCGAGGGCAGATTCAGTCAGTCGAAGAAGTATACACCGATGTAGCTCGACGATACCAAATCGATTCACGAGACATTCGACTGATTCTCAATTCGGTACTTGACGATTTACACGGGCGAGGATTTGACGTGATCGTGCTGAACCAAACCAGTGTGGAAGTATCTCACGGTGGACTGCATGCTGTGAAAGTTTTAATACCTGGAATGACTCCTATTACGTTTGGCTATGGCTCTCAAAGAGTTCGAGGACTCTCAAGACTATTCGAATTGCCATATCGAATGGGATATTCCCCACGGGTGATGACGGAAAGAGACCTAAATCAGGATTGCCATCCGTTTTCGTAA
- a CDS encoding IS1380 family transposase: MKQHKHTRKHRRRKSCKIHTHFDLNSATAFGGAAGLIDFVLQTGMDKYFCTEELGKRKDAQFQMDDVALTFVLGTLLGQERIFHFEDIEHDPLLMLKLDLPKLPDTTLLYKDLKRLGSPVGMEAIRSAQRLVLKSLLPKGHDIVVDIDSSVETVFGNQEQSAVGFNPHHHGRASFHPLLAFESQMGCCIYDELRSGDAHTAEGFAAFYEAMKKQLPTGVNIRAIRMDKGFTGEKVFQTLEQDGRDYVIKLKWTKRLAELAPNLAWHCITQSDTEHCDVASLMYQATSWEKPRRVVIVRRLDIDPQEVLCADWFWEYEAIATTFDWNGEDIWHFYNHRGNAENHIKEAKYGFAVDQFSSQNFNTNKALEALKLLAYNLLLLYKQAALQPGVRQWTVGRLRRRLFLLPGILVHHARQWTIRLPEFAQRLSTQVLQVAT, from the coding sequence GTGAAACAACATAAGCATACACGAAAACACCGCCGCCGGAAAAGCTGTAAAATACATACTCACTTCGACCTCAATTCTGCCACTGCATTTGGCGGGGCGGCAGGACTCATCGATTTCGTCCTCCAAACCGGTATGGATAAGTATTTTTGCACAGAGGAACTTGGCAAACGGAAAGACGCTCAATTCCAAATGGATGACGTTGCTCTTACGTTCGTCCTCGGTACATTGCTGGGTCAGGAACGAATTTTCCACTTCGAGGACATTGAGCATGATCCCCTTCTTATGCTCAAGCTGGATCTGCCGAAGCTGCCAGATACAACGCTGCTGTACAAGGACTTGAAGCGGCTAGGCTCCCCTGTTGGTATGGAGGCGATCCGCTCGGCACAGCGCCTTGTACTTAAGTCGCTACTCCCCAAAGGACATGACATTGTCGTTGACATAGATTCTTCAGTGGAGACGGTGTTTGGAAACCAGGAACAATCTGCTGTAGGGTTCAATCCGCATCATCATGGAAGGGCAAGTTTTCATCCCTTGCTAGCGTTTGAATCGCAGATGGGGTGCTGCATCTATGACGAACTGCGTTCCGGCGACGCTCACACAGCAGAAGGGTTTGCAGCCTTCTATGAGGCGATGAAAAAGCAGTTGCCAACAGGTGTAAACATCCGTGCCATCCGCATGGATAAAGGGTTTACCGGTGAAAAGGTGTTTCAGACACTGGAACAAGACGGGCGAGACTACGTGATCAAACTGAAATGGACTAAGCGACTAGCAGAGCTGGCCCCCAACCTAGCGTGGCATTGTATCACCCAGAGTGATACAGAACACTGCGATGTTGCCTCCCTTATGTACCAGGCAACATCCTGGGAAAAACCTCGGCGAGTTGTCATTGTGCGTCGATTGGACATTGACCCGCAGGAGGTCCTATGTGCGGATTGGTTTTGGGAGTACGAGGCCATAGCCACAACGTTCGACTGGAACGGTGAGGACATATGGCATTTCTACAACCACCGTGGCAACGCTGAGAATCATATCAAAGAAGCCAAATATGGATTCGCCGTTGACCAATTCTCGAGTCAGAATTTCAATACCAACAAAGCGTTGGAAGCTCTGAAGCTGCTGGCATACAACCTGCTCCTGTTATATAAACAAGCAGCGTTGCAACCTGGAGTGCGTCAGTGGACAGTTGGACGGCTCCGGCGGAGACTATTCCTTCTACCCGGAATTTTGGTTCACCATGCACGTCAGTGGACAATTCGTCTGCCCGAGTTCGCACAGCGCCTGTCCACCCAAGTCCTTCAGGTGGCGACATAG
- a CDS encoding alpha/beta hydrolase gives MVRRRLTPADLLQLRTVSDPQISPDGTRIAYVQTTMDGHANQYKCRIWMVSTAVGSTPRPFTFGPELDYAPRWSPDGEWLAFISARQGRSALWIVPSQGGYAHQLSCLQDIGGAPVWSPDSSSIACVVHVGPKGPEKDNWPHRTSEVRFSDDVLVIDRLWYKLDSAGFMVRRHWHLFTISVTGADRGKFTQLTFGDTDYSEPAWSPDGGSIAIADNRTPDGIGMTHFNDIWVVPSTGGVPRRVTSSLGPADHPAWSPDGRLIAYIGHDRRHGGYTFPGIWLVSASGGKPRELTANFHYAIGNHAIRDVRGYKEPTIVPVWAQDGRSVYTCASVSGAVNLWRFSVLDGKAVQLTHGNRVIYNLSFNRDVRQVAMAVTTPTLPGDIWAGDVNGIRIQARRITEVNRDWLTSVVIAEPVRFTFRAANGPEAEGWILAPAHRSRFDQKPAVLQIHGGPTVMYGHAFFFEFQLLAGCGLPVIYSNPRGSFGYDQDFAAAIRGDWGTMIIWT, from the coding sequence ATGGTACGGAGACGACTCACCCCAGCAGACCTGCTTCAGCTACGTACAGTATCTGATCCACAGATTTCTCCAGACGGAACTCGAATTGCCTATGTGCAAACCACCATGGATGGGCATGCCAATCAATATAAGTGCCGCATTTGGATGGTCTCCACGGCCGTGGGAAGTACACCCCGTCCGTTTACCTTTGGACCTGAATTAGACTATGCGCCTCGTTGGTCACCAGATGGCGAATGGCTCGCTTTTATCTCCGCGCGACAAGGCAGGTCGGCGCTGTGGATCGTGCCGAGTCAGGGTGGGTATGCACACCAGTTAAGCTGTCTCCAGGATATAGGCGGGGCCCCGGTGTGGTCTCCAGACAGCAGTTCAATCGCGTGCGTAGTCCATGTTGGTCCAAAGGGACCAGAGAAGGATAATTGGCCACACAGAACGTCAGAAGTGCGGTTTTCAGACGATGTTCTAGTGATTGATCGGTTATGGTATAAGTTAGATTCTGCTGGATTTATGGTGAGAAGGCACTGGCATCTCTTCACCATCTCAGTTACTGGAGCGGATAGGGGCAAATTTACTCAACTTACATTTGGTGATACTGACTATTCGGAGCCAGCCTGGTCGCCGGACGGGGGATCCATCGCTATCGCTGACAACCGTACGCCTGACGGTATTGGAATGACTCACTTCAATGATATTTGGGTGGTTCCGTCGACTGGGGGTGTGCCACGTCGTGTCACTAGTAGCCTAGGTCCCGCTGACCATCCAGCCTGGTCTCCCGATGGACGTCTCATCGCTTACATCGGACATGACCGAAGACATGGTGGTTATACCTTTCCAGGAATTTGGCTTGTTTCTGCATCGGGAGGGAAGCCTCGAGAATTAACGGCTAACTTTCACTACGCTATAGGTAATCATGCCATAAGAGACGTCCGCGGATACAAAGAACCTACAATTGTCCCGGTTTGGGCACAAGATGGTCGAAGTGTCTATACCTGTGCCAGTGTAAGCGGTGCCGTCAATCTCTGGCGATTTTCCGTTTTAGATGGCAAGGCGGTCCAACTGACACATGGCAACCGGGTCATATACAACTTGAGTTTCAATAGAGATGTACGGCAAGTGGCCATGGCTGTCACCACACCGACGTTACCCGGCGACATCTGGGCTGGAGACGTTAATGGGATACGCATCCAGGCGCGCCGAATTACCGAGGTGAACCGTGATTGGCTTACAAGTGTTGTGATCGCTGAACCGGTTCGCTTCACATTCCGAGCAGCGAATGGACCGGAAGCCGAAGGTTGGATACTCGCCCCGGCTCACCGCTCACGCTTTGATCAAAAACCAGCTGTGTTACAAATTCACGGAGGGCCCACAGTGATGTACGGGCATGCCTTTTTCTTTGAGTTTCAATTGTTGGCGGGGTGTGGTCTTCCCGTAATTTACTCAAATCCGCGTGGGAGCTTTGGGTATGATCAGGACTTTGCTGCTGCAATCCGAGGGGATTGGGGCACTATGATTATATGGACTTGA
- a CDS encoding MerR family transcriptional regulator — translation MSHKFYHTGEFARKASVSVRTLRYYDQQRLLCPSMYTDSGHRLYTDDDLARLQYILGLKFLGFSLDEIRACLEAADWNTFHELLAQQKTMMLEKRQHLDAIISAISESEKVVQRGSWDWDAIVKVIQVVKMDSKKDWVNQYFTPEQQQKLKELSDMSYSEEGKKSFEGEVWTEEHQKEVDAKYSWLYSELTRLVKAGASPGSPEAQAAAKVQLELIDAFTQGNPERVAGLKKFWENFNQLPDDEKPPIPRPTKEEQALLNQAIAIYRANLMNQ, via the coding sequence TTGAGTCACAAGTTTTATCACACGGGCGAATTTGCGCGCAAAGCCTCCGTCTCGGTCCGAACCCTTCGATACTACGATCAACAGCGACTACTATGCCCTTCGATGTACACGGACAGTGGCCATCGCCTATACACGGACGACGACCTGGCTCGTCTGCAGTATATTCTGGGACTTAAGTTTCTTGGGTTTTCTCTGGATGAGATACGGGCGTGCCTAGAGGCGGCTGACTGGAACACATTCCACGAGCTCCTGGCCCAGCAAAAGACAATGATGCTGGAGAAGCGACAGCACTTGGACGCCATCATTTCAGCCATCTCAGAGTCAGAGAAAGTCGTACAGCGTGGATCGTGGGATTGGGACGCCATTGTGAAAGTGATTCAGGTGGTAAAAATGGATTCCAAGAAAGATTGGGTCAATCAGTACTTTACACCGGAACAGCAGCAAAAGCTCAAGGAACTCAGCGACATGTCCTACTCCGAGGAAGGCAAGAAAAGCTTCGAGGGTGAAGTTTGGACAGAGGAACACCAGAAAGAGGTAGACGCTAAGTATTCCTGGCTATACTCGGAATTGACACGCTTGGTCAAAGCCGGCGCGAGCCCCGGCAGCCCTGAAGCACAAGCCGCAGCCAAAGTGCAGCTTGAGTTAATCGATGCATTTACGCAAGGAAATCCCGAACGTGTGGCCGGGTTGAAAAAGTTTTGGGAGAACTTTAATCAACTCCCAGATGACGAAAAACCGCCAATTCCGCGACCCACCAAGGAAGAACAGGCCCTGCTGAATCAAGCAATAGCCATCTATCGAGCTAACCTTATGAATCAGTGA
- a CDS encoding asparagine synthase, whose translation MGVREGLIPTILGAAVTATGIAMRQSRMNPTVSWSVTSFGVAQALLGVIDLMEHQR comes from the coding sequence ATGGGAGTACGAGAAGGGTTGATTCCAACTATTCTAGGCGCTGCTGTCACTGCCACTGGTATAGCGATGCGACAAAGCAGGATGAATCCTACTGTTAGCTGGTCAGTTACTTCGTTTGGTGTGGCACAAGCGTTGCTCGGGGTAATTGATTTGATGGAACATCAACGCTAG
- a CDS encoding YiiX/YebB-like N1pC/P60 family cysteine hydrolase — MAPNGWFNRSPTLLLAHSLSGQLLQGNFNGRHSGPKASVDFHIAEQGDIILCHNPHGAYGYWTHAVLYVGNEQVIDATDFSRGTKLQSVNNYRDYDEVMILRPKVPVKLRREAAQVARKEVGIPYDPLGFLGDIHSVYCSKLVWQVYSKVGVQLCAVHGWVLPDHIANSPQVACITHWSVFGRLGNYVGRKQSVP, encoded by the coding sequence GTGGCTCCTAACGGCTGGTTCAATCGTTCGCCTACGCTACTACTAGCACATTCACTCAGCGGACAATTGCTTCAAGGGAATTTTAATGGGCGACATAGTGGCCCCAAGGCCTCTGTGGATTTTCACATCGCGGAACAAGGAGATATCATCTTATGCCACAATCCACATGGCGCATACGGGTACTGGACACATGCTGTGTTGTATGTCGGGAACGAACAAGTGATAGATGCGACCGACTTCTCCCGCGGAACAAAATTACAAAGTGTGAATAATTACCGGGACTACGATGAAGTTATGATTCTTCGACCGAAAGTTCCGGTCAAATTGCGGAGAGAAGCAGCACAAGTTGCGCGAAAGGAAGTTGGAATACCATACGACCCGCTGGGTTTCTTAGGGGATATTCATTCGGTCTATTGCAGTAAGCTAGTTTGGCAGGTGTACTCGAAGGTTGGGGTTCAGCTGTGTGCTGTACATGGTTGGGTACTACCGGATCACATTGCGAACAGTCCGCAAGTAGCTTGCATTACCCACTGGAGTGTATTCGGGAGGTTAGGAAACTATGTGGGGCGTAAACAAAGCGTTCCTTAG
- a CDS encoding site-specific integrase: MSPQFQEPKTERGRRLVALSPETIDALKMHMVRQAGERLQFGPAYEDNDLVIAREDRRPMFPHTFDDSWFRSIERTQVPKIRFHDLRHTHASLVLQQGVHPKVVAERLGHATINIKLDACPHVLPGVTERSPKESDELIFKRQKGTN, encoded by the coding sequence GTGAGCCCCCAATTTCAAGAGCCAAAAACGGAACGAGGTCGTCGGTTAGTTGCCCTATCGCCTGAGACAATCGATGCCTTAAAAATGCACATGGTGCGACAAGCCGGCGAGCGGTTACAATTTGGTCCGGCATATGAAGATAACGATCTCGTAATTGCACGGGAAGACAGGAGACCAATGTTCCCTCATACTTTTGATGATTCGTGGTTCCGTTCAATTGAGCGGACCCAGGTTCCTAAAATACGATTTCACGACTTAAGACATACACATGCAAGCCTTGTCTTACAGCAAGGAGTACATCCGAAAGTGGTGGCCGAACGTCTAGGACATGCGACCATTAACATTAAACTGGATGCGTGTCCGCATGTGCTACCCGGGGTTACAGAAAGAAGTCCCAAAGAATCTGATGAACTGATTTTTAAGAGACAAAAGGGGACCAATTAG
- a CDS encoding alpha/beta hydrolase family protein has translation MAAVDSALAKGTFDPNRLGLAGGSYGGYMTNWIITQTNRFKAAVSMRSMSNLYSFFGTSDGGFLNADDYGGPPWALPEKYLRQSPITYVTNVRTPLLMIHSDLDYRTPIEQAEQFYTALKFHGRNVLFVRFLTETHELSRSGDPRHRVIRLEHIRSWFEKHLTPGSGTTGWFL, from the coding sequence ATGGCGGCCGTAGATTCAGCATTGGCAAAAGGGACATTCGACCCGAACCGCCTCGGACTTGCGGGTGGAAGCTACGGAGGCTATATGACCAACTGGATCATCACTCAAACCAATCGGTTTAAGGCCGCCGTTTCCATGCGGAGCATGAGTAACCTCTACAGTTTCTTTGGCACCTCAGATGGTGGTTTCCTAAATGCCGACGATTACGGAGGTCCACCCTGGGCACTACCCGAAAAGTATCTTCGGCAGTCACCGATAACCTACGTGACGAATGTTCGTACCCCGCTACTGATGATTCACAGTGATCTTGACTACCGCACGCCAATTGAACAAGCGGAGCAATTTTATACCGCACTGAAGTTTCACGGGCGGAACGTCCTCTTCGTCCGCTTCCTTACCGAGACACACGAATTATCCCGTTCAGGCGACCCTAGGCACCGGGTTATCCGGCTTGAACATATCCGAAGCTGGTTCGAAAAACACCTAACACCAGGTTCGGGTACAACTGGTTGGTTCCTCTAA